A genomic region of Anas platyrhynchos isolate ZD024472 breed Pekin duck chromosome 9, IASCAAS_PekinDuck_T2T, whole genome shotgun sequence contains the following coding sequences:
- the MRPS22 gene encoding small ribosomal subunit protein mS22, with protein MAALGAWGRAARRGRLWGAARPLWGWRRPQPQRALGQDAGTAGEKRDGKPSFTDEAVQDLLYRMTGLDLQKVFRPVKQELKPPKYKLLTEKQLQEATKKAIKEAKEKLTMPPVLDEREPIDDVLAEDKILDGVETTKYIFTDLTYSIPHRERFIVVREPNGVLRKATWEERDRMIQIFFPKEGRRVIPPAVFKDEHLVTVFQQDRHEDILNMCIAQFEPDSADYIRVHHRTYDDIEKHAKYDLLRSTRHFGGMVWYLVNRKRTDGLLIDMIHRDLLDDATSLITLYHMLHPECQSAKEAEERKLQGVDLIKVFAKTESQKEGYIQLALQAYEEAMATSTAS; from the exons ATGGCGGCGCTGGGCGCGTGGGGccgggcggcgcggcgcgggcgGCTGTGGGGCGCGGCGCGGCCGCTGTGGGGCTGGCGGCGGCCGCAGCCTCAGCGGGCGCTCGGCCAGGACGCGGGGACCGCGGGCG AGAAAAGGGACGGCAAGCCTTCCTTCACGGACGAGGCGGTGCAGGACTTGCTCTACAGAATGACGGGGCTGGACTTGCAGAAGGTGTTCAGGCCGGTGAAGCAGGAGCTGAAGCCGCCCAAGTACAAGCTGCTGACGgaaaagcagctgcaggag gccACAAAAAAAGCTATCAAGGAAGCTAAAGAAAAGCTGACAATGCCCCCTGTTTTGGATGAACGAGAGCCAATTGATGATGTGTTAGCAGAAGACAAAATCCTTGATGGAGTTGAAACTacgaaatatatatttacagatTTAACTTATTCGATTCCACATCGT GAACGTTTCATTGTAGTTAGAGAACCAAATGGTGTATTACGCAAAGCAACCTGGGAAGAAAGAGACCGAATGATACAGATATTCTTCCCAAAAGAAGGGCGCAGAGTTATTCCCCCAGCGGTATTCAAGGATGAACACCTTGTG ACTGTGTTTCAGCAAGACCGTCACGAGGATATCCTTAACATGTGCATTGCTCAGTTTGAGCCAGATTCAGCTGACTATATTAGA GTTCATCATCGGACATATGATGACATTGAGAAACATGCCAAATATGATCTGCTCCGTTCAACAAGGCACTTTGGAGGCATGGTTTGGTACCTAGTCAACAGAAAGAGAACAGATGGCTTACTAATAGATATGATCCACAGAGACTT gcTAGATGATGCTACAAGTTTAATCACGCTGTATCATATGCTTCATCCGGAATGTCAGTCAgcaaaagaagctgaagaaaggaAGCTTCAGGGAGTTGATCTGATCAAG GTCTTTGCGAAAACTGAATCACAAAAAGAAGGCTatatacagttggccctccagGCTTACGAGGAAGCAATGGCTACTTCTACAGCTTCATGA